From Bradysia coprophila strain Holo2 unplaced genomic scaffold, BU_Bcop_v1 contig_324, whole genome shotgun sequence, the proteins below share one genomic window:
- the LOC119079433 gene encoding mitochondrial import inner membrane translocase subunit Tim22: MSLLPSLLKNSNEETNQNKTERNVFFENSELDSLARHFVNMQRYRENIIIPKNLGPVAIKTSEEKMVESFFESCFFKSFMACVMGYGLGAAIGLFSSSVNPNIAVPGVPEKQQTAREIFREMRKTTHGYAKNFSVIGLMFAGVECTIESCRGKSDWRNGTYAGGITGGLIGLRAGVKAGILGAAGFAAFSTAIDYYMRQRF, translated from the exons atgtctttgCTACCATCCTTGCTGAAAAACTCAAACGAAGAGACAAATCAGAATAAAACTGAAAGAAATGTGTTCTTCGAAAACTCAGAACTCGACAGTCTGGCCAGACATTTCGTCAATATGCAACG ATACCGCGAGAACATTATCATCCCGAAAAATCTGGGTCCAGTGGCAATCAAAACGAGTGAAGAGAAAATGGTCGAATCATTCTTTGAAAGCTGCTTCTTCAAGTCATTCATGGCCTGCGTGATGG GTTATGGTCTTGGTGCCGCTATTGGACTTTTTAGTTCGTCCGTCAATCCCAACATTGCTGTACCCGGTGTAccagaaaaacaacaaaccgCCAGAGAAATCTTCCGTGAAATGAGGAAAACCACGCATGGCTATGCGAAGAACTTTTCCGTCATTGGATTGATGTTTGCAGGAGTCGAGTGCACGATCGAATCG TGTCGCGGCAAAAGTGACTGGCGAAATGGCACATATGCAGGAGGAATAACCGGAGGCTTGATAGGTCTTagag CTGGTGTGAAAGCGGGCATACTAGGTGCTGCTGGTTTTGCTGCATTTTCAACAGCCATTGATTATTATATGAGACAGAGATTCTGA
- the LOC119079432 gene encoding diuretic hormone receptor-like isoform X2 translates to MLSLQITVKPGVAGCIILVILFHYFSLTNFFWMLVEGLYLYMLVVETFSSDKLKFKMYAILGWVFPAIIIMIWAIVKSVITTPLGIYDLGLDPMSEHQLDCTWMHESQIDWIYQGPVSACLVINSIFLLRIMWVLIIKLRSNNNVETKQYRKATKALLILIPLLGLTYLVVITGPVDGLGKYIFAIIRALLISTQGFSISVFYCFLNSEVKQTIRQRFFRWQDERNIQYSQRNANTHQKLINSSSNGTQRSAVDNGRLTDVSPML, encoded by the exons ATGCTTTCTCTGCAG ATTACAGTCAAACCGGGAGTAGCAGGATGCATAATTTTAGTTATACTTTTCCATTACTTTAgtttaaccaattttttttggatgcTCGTCGAAG GCCTTTACCTGTACATGTTGGTTGTAGAGACGTTCTCCAgtgataaattaaaattcaagatGTACGCGATACTGGGTTGGG TTTTCCCGGCAATAATCATTATGATCTGGGCGATTGTGAAAAGTGTTATAACAACGCCATTAGGGATTTATGACCTAGGTTTGGATCCGATGAGTGAG CATCAACTTGATTGTACATGGATGCATGAGTCGCAAATCGACTGGATATATCAAGGACCCGTTTCTGCTTGCTTGGTGATAAATTCCATTTTCCTTCTACGTATTATGTGG GTGCTTATTATCAAATTGCGATCGAACAACAATGTCGAAACGAAACAATACCGGAAGGCGACGAAAGCTTTATTGATCTTAATACCATTGCTGGGCCTTACATATTTGGTGGTAATAACCGGTCCAGTCGATGGTCTTGGCAAATATATCTTTGCGATTATTCGAGCTCTACTTATAAGCACGCAG gGATTCTCAATATCTGTCTTTTACTGCTTTTTGAACTCGGAAGTCAAGCAAACCATTCGACAACGGTTTTTCAGATGGCAGGATGAGAGGAATATTCAATACAGCCAAAGAAATGCCAACACTCATCAAAAGTTGAT aAATTCGTCATCTAATGGGACTCAGAGATCCGCAGTCGATAACGGACG GCTAACTGATGTGAGTCCAATGCTATAG
- the LOC119079432 gene encoding diuretic hormone receptor-like isoform X1, with protein sequence MLSLQITVKPGVAGCIILVILFHYFSLTNFFWMLVEGLYLYMLVVETFSSDKLKFKMYAILGWVFPAIIIMIWAIVKSVITTPLGIYDLGLDPMSEHQLDCTWMHESQIDWIYQGPVSACLVINSIFLLRIMWCVFKVLIIKLRSNNNVETKQYRKATKALLILIPLLGLTYLVVITGPVDGLGKYIFAIIRALLISTQGFSISVFYCFLNSEVKQTIRQRFFRWQDERNIQYSQRNANTHQKLINSSSNGTQRSAVDNGRLTDVSPML encoded by the exons ATGCTTTCTCTGCAG ATTACAGTCAAACCGGGAGTAGCAGGATGCATAATTTTAGTTATACTTTTCCATTACTTTAgtttaaccaattttttttggatgcTCGTCGAAG GCCTTTACCTGTACATGTTGGTTGTAGAGACGTTCTCCAgtgataaattaaaattcaagatGTACGCGATACTGGGTTGGG TTTTCCCGGCAATAATCATTATGATCTGGGCGATTGTGAAAAGTGTTATAACAACGCCATTAGGGATTTATGACCTAGGTTTGGATCCGATGAGTGAG CATCAACTTGATTGTACATGGATGCATGAGTCGCAAATCGACTGGATATATCAAGGACCCGTTTCTGCTTGCTTGGTGATAAATTCCATTTTCCTTCTACGTATTATGTGG TGTGTTTTTAAGGTGCTTATTATCAAATTGCGATCGAACAACAATGTCGAAACGAAACAATACCGGAAGGCGACGAAAGCTTTATTGATCTTAATACCATTGCTGGGCCTTACATATTTGGTGGTAATAACCGGTCCAGTCGATGGTCTTGGCAAATATATCTTTGCGATTATTCGAGCTCTACTTATAAGCACGCAG gGATTCTCAATATCTGTCTTTTACTGCTTTTTGAACTCGGAAGTCAAGCAAACCATTCGACAACGGTTTTTCAGATGGCAGGATGAGAGGAATATTCAATACAGCCAAAGAAATGCCAACACTCATCAAAAGTTGAT aAATTCGTCATCTAATGGGACTCAGAGATCCGCAGTCGATAACGGACG GCTAACTGATGTGAGTCCAATGCTATAG
- the LOC119079432 gene encoding diuretic hormone receptor-like isoform X3, with product MLSLQITVKPGVAGCIILVILFHYFSLTNFFWMLVEVFPAIIIMIWAIVKSVITTPLGIYDLGLDPMSEHQLDCTWMHESQIDWIYQGPVSACLVINSIFLLRIMWCVFKVLIIKLRSNNNVETKQYRKATKALLILIPLLGLTYLVVITGPVDGLGKYIFAIIRALLISTQGFSISVFYCFLNSEVKQTIRQRFFRWQDERNIQYSQRNANTHQKLINSSSNGTQRSAVDNGRLTDVSPML from the exons ATGCTTTCTCTGCAG ATTACAGTCAAACCGGGAGTAGCAGGATGCATAATTTTAGTTATACTTTTCCATTACTTTAgtttaaccaattttttttggatgcTCGTCGAAG TTTTCCCGGCAATAATCATTATGATCTGGGCGATTGTGAAAAGTGTTATAACAACGCCATTAGGGATTTATGACCTAGGTTTGGATCCGATGAGTGAG CATCAACTTGATTGTACATGGATGCATGAGTCGCAAATCGACTGGATATATCAAGGACCCGTTTCTGCTTGCTTGGTGATAAATTCCATTTTCCTTCTACGTATTATGTGG TGTGTTTTTAAGGTGCTTATTATCAAATTGCGATCGAACAACAATGTCGAAACGAAACAATACCGGAAGGCGACGAAAGCTTTATTGATCTTAATACCATTGCTGGGCCTTACATATTTGGTGGTAATAACCGGTCCAGTCGATGGTCTTGGCAAATATATCTTTGCGATTATTCGAGCTCTACTTATAAGCACGCAG gGATTCTCAATATCTGTCTTTTACTGCTTTTTGAACTCGGAAGTCAAGCAAACCATTCGACAACGGTTTTTCAGATGGCAGGATGAGAGGAATATTCAATACAGCCAAAGAAATGCCAACACTCATCAAAAGTTGAT aAATTCGTCATCTAATGGGACTCAGAGATCCGCAGTCGATAACGGACG GCTAACTGATGTGAGTCCAATGCTATAG